The window TTATTTGAACAATATGTAagctataaaaaatatgttttttttcaataatcCATATGTGTTTTctttatatgataattattattacaattttttttagcaaattataatattttatgaattaaaataGTATAAAGTTCATAGGGATACAAAATTGATTTAATTTATCCTTTTATTAagattaatattaatatatatggaGTAAATATAGTTGTCCCATACGAAGAAGATATTAAGCTTAGTAATAATTATTCAACtgttatttattcttttatataataaaaaaaaattttctaattatTATCACTTTCCACAATGATAATAATTGAATATAAtgcaataatataatatattatgtttgtCACATAACATATTTACATTAAATATTGATAAATAGCACGGtagtacatataaaatatacagaCACAATGATTGCATCCTTTgtaatttatgtaataagCAATATTTATCAATAGCATTATAGTATGAcataatttcatatttattattgttcattacatttattaatatatttacaattatatTGTGAGAAATTTAATGAAAGATCTAATAAATattgtttattatattattcacattattataattgGCTGAAGAGTATCTTCTTCTATATGATCGAAGATTTAATAacacaatttatttattggtacattttttatatatcaaaaaaaataaaataatttgcgATTATATTTTCCAGAAATAATATACGTATGATTTTAGTTTTTATTTGGATAAATAATAATCTTGTTACtttaatattcataatacGAATAGAAAGCAGTTTTCatactttatataataaataatttcatttcttattattcattatattagttaaaataattttccttgTTTATGATAAACTTATGTGCATAATGTGAGTAATcaaattatacaaatatatatataatgtgtgTTTTTAACAGGGCAATTATACAGGACgatatgatatattatatccGCTTCTTTCTGAATTGAACTGTTCAGGctggtaaaaattatttattaattgtgCATCCGTTAGTGGATTATGATTCATCCTTGTTGTTCTTCctaataatttgtttatcAAGTTTCCAGCGGGAGTATACTAATAAATAAagatgtatatattatatatgtaatttatgGTTTTATATAAACTTGTGCAAGCTTTATGAAGTGCAAAGTAAtgcattatatttattaatcaTTATACTAATTACATTGTACAGTAGATATGAAGGAACTAAAGCTGCAGCAACTGAGACAGCACCAGTAATACTTTTAGATGTTATAGAAGGGGTAGTACGTTCAGAATGATCCAAAGAAcctaaaatttgaaaaccACCTGCTTCTGGTTCAGTAACTGATGATTCAAGAGGAAGTGCATGCGATTGAACTCCGCTTCCGAGCCCTACtgctaatttttcttcttgtggGGATACTCGAttacttttttcttcttgtaaTTGCACCAATTCACTCTCAGGACCATCTGCAAATTTCTCAGATCCTcgttcatttaattttaagaaacAATTAATTTCTGATAAAAGATTTGGCTTATTGtcaggaaaatattttctaaatgCTTTACAAtactccttttcctttttttctatctCGCATTCACCGTAGAActtgttataaatattgatATTTGTATCTAAATAAGacttataattattattacagGACATTCTAggataaatatgtttttctttatagCTTTTATAATCCTCTGAACAATCAAATATTGTTTTAATATCTTTAAAATCATCCTTATACATATAATCATGAGGAGCTGTACATAACTTGTGC of the Plasmodium vivax scf_6632 genomic scaffold, whole genome shotgun sequence genome contains:
- a CDS encoding variable surface protein Vir7, putative (encoded by transcript PVX_064190A) — encoded protein: MNYFLGDSDKDFLNTKYYYGKLNTGWDGCQFYGFYEEAKNILDKNKVLENDSDKILRALCYIYKNRSSGSLDSDKCNFLYFWLGNILLEKLLTNDLFHEVILALFNTLVNVNQHKLCTAPHDYMYKDDFKDIKTIFDCSEDYKSYKEKHIYPRMSCNNNYKSYLDTNINIYNKFYGECEIEKKEKEYCKAFRKYFPDNKPNLLSEINCFLKLNERGSEKFADGPESELVQLQEEKSNRVSPQEEKLAVGLGSGVQSHALPLESSVTEPEAGGFQILGSLDHSERTTPSITSKSITGAVSVAAALVPSYLLYNYTPAGNLINKLLGRTTRMNHNPLTDAQLINNFYQPEQFNSERSGYNISYRPV